A region from the Lolium perenne isolate Kyuss_39 chromosome 4, Kyuss_2.0, whole genome shotgun sequence genome encodes:
- the LOC127297434 gene encoding cortical cell-delineating protein produces MAPSKLALFLALNLVLLAAVAHGCTPYCPTPPILPPPSTSHCSIGTLKLQVCANVLNLVKLKLGVPANEQCCPLLKGLADLDAAVCLCTAIKANVLGLKLNVPVDLNLLLNKCGKTCPENFTCPL; encoded by the coding sequence ATGGCGCCCTCTAAGCTGGCCCTGTTCCTGGCCTTGAACCTTGTCCTCCTCGCCGCCGTTGCCCACGGCTGCACCCCATACTGCCCCACCCCACCAATCCTCCCACCGCCCTCCACCAGCCACTGCTCGATCGGCACGCTTAAGCTCCAGGTGTGCGCCAACGTGCTAAACCTGGTCAAGCTCAAGCTGGGCGTGCCGGCGAACGAGCAGTGCTGCCCGCTGCTCAAAGGGCTTGCCGACCTGGACGCCGCCGTGTGCCTCTGCACCGCCATCAAGGCCAACGTCCTCGGGCTCAAGCTCAACGTCCCCGTCGACCTCAACCTCCTCCTCAACAAGTGCGGCAAGACCTGCCCCGAAAACTTCACCTGCCCCCTCTGA